One region of Nitrospirota bacterium genomic DNA includes:
- a CDS encoding helix-turn-helix transcriptional regulator, translating to MNKKEFIGRRIQELRKAQGLSQEKVAERADISPNYLSRIECGKENPTLDMLIKLASAIQVEMWEIFDFGHIAHHKELRKTIQNLARTTDEQKLRLALKVIRAVVR from the coding sequence ATGAATAAGAAAGAGTTTATAGGTAGGCGCATTCAGGAGTTGCGAAAGGCACAAGGGCTTTCTCAGGAAAAAGTTGCGGAGAGGGCAGATATAAGTCCTAATTATCTCAGCCGTATTGAATGTGGCAAAGAAAATCCGACTTTAGATATGCTTATAAAACTTGCCTCTGCCATTCAGGTTGAAATGTGGGAGATATTTGACTTTGGACATATTGCACATCATAAGGAACTCAGGAAGACAATTCAGAACCTTGCCAGAACTACTGATGAGCAGAAACTTCGTCTTGCACTAAAGGTCATAAGGGCTGTTGTCAGGTAG